From Pleurocapsa sp. PCC 7319:
CTGCTAAAGCATCAACTTGAGTACGTTCTACAAATTCGACTGCTTCATCGGGATCGGTTAGTAGTTGGTCTTTACTTAACGTACCTTCAAAACCATGCCCATCTTCTGCTTCACCTTGTCCAGTCTCTAGAGAACCTAAACAACCAAGTTCACCTTCAACACTAGCTCCAACAGAATGAGCTACTTTAACTACTTCAGCTGTTACATTAACGTTATATTCAAAACTAGCAGGGGTTTTGGCATCTGCTTCTAAAGAACCATCCATCATAACGCTAGTAAAACCATTGCGTATGGCAGAATAGCACGTTGCAGGACTATTACCATGGTCTTGGTGCATAGCAATCGGAATATGAGGATAGCTTTCTGCTGCTGCTAAAACTAGGTGGCGTAGAAAATTTTCTCCTGCATATTTACGTGCGCCGCGAGAAGCCTGAAGAATCACGGGGCTATCTGCCTCATTAGCAGCTTCCATAATGGAGATAATTTGCTCCATATTGTTAACGTTGTATGCTGGGATACCATAATCATTTTCGGCAGCGTGCTCTAAAAGCAGACGCATGGGTACGAGCGCCATATATATTCTCCTTGATTTATAGTCTTGTCAAATAGTAAGTTTTTAAGAAAGTTAAACTTCTTACTTGTCAATCTTAAGATATTTTTTACATCTCGACTCAATTAATTTGCTATTTCTGTCTAATATTCTAATAATGATTGGGCTTTTTAATAAGTTTTGAGGACAAAAATGAATTTTTGAGAAAAATAAAGTTTCGGGAAAAATCATAGCTTTTGATTATTCTTGAGCAGATGAATATCTTGAATGCAGATGGAATTGTCTTCCTTAATCGAGATAACCCCCTGACGACGTAATTTACCCATTAATCTGGTTACTGTAACTCTA
This genomic window contains:
- the fba gene encoding class II fructose-bisphosphate aldolase (catalyzes the reversible aldol condensation of dihydroxyacetonephosphate and glyceraldehyde 3-phosphate in the Calvin cycle, glycolysis, and/or gluconeogenesis) — protein: MALVPMRLLLEHAAENDYGIPAYNVNNMEQIISIMEAANEADSPVILQASRGARKYAGENFLRHLVLAAAESYPHIPIAMHQDHGNSPATCYSAIRNGFTSVMMDGSLEADAKTPASFEYNVNVTAEVVKVAHSVGASVEGELGCLGSLETGQGEAEDGHGFEGTLSKDQLLTDPDEAVEFVERTQVDALAVAIGTSHGAYKFTRKPTGEILAISRIEEIHRRLPNVHLVMHGSSSVPQEWIDIINANGGKIPETYGVPVEEIQKGIKSGVRKVNIDTDNRLAITAAIREAAAKDPSNFDPRHFLKPSIAYMKTVCLRRYEAFGTAGNAGKIKQVSLDDFAAKYAKGELSTSSKKAVSV